One genomic segment of Halalkalicoccus tibetensis includes these proteins:
- a CDS encoding 50S ribosomal protein L5: MSESEAEAEGEFHEMRKPTVEKVVVHMGVGTGGRELANAEEILEEITGQQSVRTEAKSTKPEFGIRQGDPIGAKVTLRDETAREFLETALSVADVSGGQFDQTGNVSFGIEEHTEFPDQEYDPNIGIFGMDVTVNLVRPGYRVKKRDVASRSIPSNHRLDAAAAIAYLNEEFDAEIGQEETNE, translated from the coding sequence ATGAGCGAGTCCGAAGCGGAAGCCGAGGGCGAGTTCCACGAGATGCGCAAGCCGACCGTCGAGAAGGTCGTCGTCCACATGGGCGTCGGCACCGGCGGGCGCGAGCTCGCGAACGCCGAGGAGATCCTCGAGGAGATCACGGGCCAGCAGAGCGTCCGGACGGAGGCCAAATCCACGAAGCCGGAGTTCGGCATCCGCCAGGGCGACCCGATCGGCGCGAAGGTCACCCTTCGCGACGAGACGGCCCGCGAGTTCCTCGAGACGGCGCTCTCGGTCGCCGACGTCTCGGGCGGACAGTTCGACCAGACCGGCAACGTCAGCTTCGGGATCGAGGAGCACACCGAGTTCCCCGACCAGGAGTACGACCCGAACATCGGTATCTTCGGGATGGACGTGACGGTGAACCTCGTTCGCCCGGGCTACCGGGTGAAGAAGCGCGACGTCGCGTCGCGTTCGATCCCGTCGAACCACCGCCTCGACGCGGCGGCGGCGATCGCGTACCTGAACGAGGAGTTCGACGCCGAAATCGGACAGGAGGAGACGAATGAGTGA
- a CDS encoding 30S ribosomal protein S4e: MSRHQKRLSVPESWPVERKTAKYTVKATAGPHGENGVPLLIVLRDVLGYVDSKREAKYATNEGGVLVNGEPASDVRRPIGMFDILGFEERGEFYRVFPDEGGRLALTPIDEADADGKLGKIVDKRQVPGGETQLQLHDGRNLRVDDAGDYSGGDSIVIDWDNEILAHFAYEEGALVTAVQGQHAGEVGEVESIDVIESSAPNTVSIVGEDTEFETVEEYVVVIDENFTGEENAVEGGEDE, encoded by the coding sequence ATGAGCAGACACCAGAAACGACTCTCGGTACCGGAATCGTGGCCGGTCGAGCGGAAGACAGCCAAATACACCGTCAAGGCCACCGCGGGGCCCCACGGCGAGAACGGCGTTCCGCTCCTGATCGTGCTGCGAGACGTACTGGGGTATGTCGACTCGAAGAGGGAGGCAAAGTACGCCACGAACGAGGGAGGCGTCCTCGTCAACGGCGAACCGGCCAGCGACGTCCGTCGCCCCATCGGGATGTTCGACATCCTCGGGTTCGAGGAGCGCGGGGAGTTCTACCGCGTGTTCCCCGACGAGGGCGGCCGGCTCGCGCTGACGCCGATCGACGAGGCCGACGCAGACGGCAAGCTCGGCAAGATCGTCGACAAGCGCCAGGTGCCCGGCGGCGAAACGCAGCTCCAGCTGCACGACGGGCGCAACCTGCGAGTCGACGACGCCGGGGACTACTCCGGCGGCGACTCGATCGTCATCGACTGGGACAACGAGATCCTCGCGCACTTCGCCTACGAGGAGGGTGCGCTGGTCACCGCGGTGCAGGGCCAGCACGCCGGCGAGGTCGGCGAGGTCGAGTCGATCGACGTGATCGAATCGAGCGCGCCGAACACGGTCAGTATCGTCGGCGAGGACACCGAGTTCGAGACGGTCGAGGAGTACGTCGTCGTGATCGACGAGAACTTCACCGGCGAGGAGAACGCCGTCGAGGGAGGTGAGGACGAATGA
- a CDS encoding 30S ribosomal protein S14, which produces MSESETEHETGEHATKRTGQIEQCQRCGRKQGLVGKYDIWLCRQCFREIARNMGFKKYK; this is translated from the coding sequence ATGAGTGAATCAGAGACCGAACACGAGACGGGCGAGCACGCCACGAAGCGGACCGGTCAGATCGAGCAGTGCCAGCGCTGTGGCCGCAAGCAGGGCCTCGTTGGCAAGTACGACATCTGGCTGTGTCGACAGTGCTTCCGCGAGATCGCCCGCAACATGGGGTTCAAGAAGTACAAATGA